One Vallitalea pronyensis genomic region harbors:
- a CDS encoding GerW family sporulation protein, which produces MESNFKKTVESLFNGMENFVSTKTVVGEAIHIGDTIILPLVDVSFGVGAGASEEGKEKPKGVGGGALGAKISPSAVLVIQNGQTKLVDAKNTDGISKLIDMVPNLMDRFGLKKKENKTEKRTAEEVDTKDEE; this is translated from the coding sequence ATGGAATCTAATTTCAAAAAAACAGTTGAGTCATTATTTAATGGTATGGAAAACTTTGTATCAACGAAAACCGTTGTAGGAGAAGCTATTCATATTGGGGATACGATTATATTACCACTTGTGGATGTTAGCTTCGGCGTAGGAGCTGGTGCATCAGAAGAAGGTAAGGAAAAACCAAAAGGTGTAGGCGGTGGTGCTTTAGGTGCTAAGATTAGTCCAAGTGCTGTCTTGGTCATTCAAAATGGTCAAACAAAATTAGTGGATGCCAAAAACACCGATGGCATTTCTAAACTCATTGATATGGTACCGAATCTTATGGACCGTTTTGGTTTAAAGAAAAAAGAAAATAAAACTGAAAAAAGAACAGCTGAAGAAGTGGATACAAAAGACGAAGAATAA
- a CDS encoding stalk domain-containing protein produces the protein MKKLCSLLISICIFVTVFNRPVMAIEKDPPISISVNAQYIMMDTKPVMMDDTAYVPIRFVANALCADISWEEATRTITIIDGETTIVLNHDSDMATVNDEPHSLPTAPPVVDNRTLVPIRFIAEHMNCQVNWNANTYTVEITKEDLVVPAVSIINRGYTDDDLLLLARIVTVEAGNINFDAKIAVANVVINRKKSPEFPNTIKDVIYDKNYCIQFPPAHKTSFASKVPSKDSIIAAKMALEGTNNISACLFFNNRPFKSKAKDFYKKIDGEYFYK, from the coding sequence ATGAAAAAATTATGCAGCTTACTAATCAGTATATGTATCTTTGTCACCGTATTTAATCGACCTGTTATGGCTATTGAAAAAGACCCACCAATATCCATTAGTGTCAATGCACAGTATATTATGATGGATACCAAGCCTGTTATGATGGATGATACTGCTTATGTGCCCATTCGTTTTGTTGCGAATGCACTATGTGCCGATATTAGCTGGGAGGAAGCTACACGGACCATTACCATCATTGATGGTGAGACAACAATCGTACTAAACCATGACTCAGATATGGCAACTGTTAACGATGAGCCTCACTCATTGCCAACAGCACCTCCTGTGGTTGATAATCGAACCTTGGTACCTATTCGTTTCATTGCAGAACATATGAATTGTCAAGTCAATTGGAATGCAAACACGTATACTGTTGAAATTACGAAAGAAGATCTTGTTGTACCAGCTGTAAGCATTATTAACCGAGGGTATACAGATGATGATTTGCTTTTATTAGCTAGAATTGTAACCGTTGAAGCAGGTAATATAAATTTTGATGCAAAAATAGCCGTTGCAAATGTTGTCATTAACCGTAAGAAAAGTCCAGAATTTCCTAATACCATAAAAGATGTTATCTATGATAAAAACTATTGCATACAATTTCCACCAGCCCATAAAACCAGTTTTGCTTCAAAAGTACCATCAAAAGACAGTATCATTGCAGCTAAAATGGCATTAGAAGGTACGAATAATATTTCAGCATGTTTATTCTTTAATAACAGACCGTTTAAGTCCAAAGCAAAAGATTTTTACAAAAAGATTGATGGTGAATATTTTTATAAATAG
- a CDS encoding YbjQ family protein produces the protein MILVNTDFISGKKLETLTIVKGSTIQSKHAGKDIMSSFKTLVGGELKAYNEMMNEARALATKRMVTEAQNLDADGVINIRYASSAIMQGAAEVIVYGTAVKFVQE, from the coding sequence ATGATCTTAGTCAATACTGATTTTATATCCGGCAAAAAATTAGAGACATTAACCATTGTAAAAGGCTCTACCATTCAATCAAAACATGCAGGTAAAGATATCATGAGTTCTTTCAAAACATTGGTTGGTGGTGAGTTAAAGGCTTACAATGAAATGATGAACGAAGCCCGTGCTCTTGCTACAAAGCGTATGGTAACAGAAGCGCAAAACTTAGATGCAGATGGTGTTATTAATATTCGTTATGCATCCAGTGCGATTATGCAAGGTGCAGCAGAAGTTATTGTCTATGGAACAGCTGTTAAATTTGTTCAAGAATAA
- a CDS encoding damage-control phosphatase ARMT1 family protein, with product MNSHVDCIACIVNKANELADKYITRKRDKYSFINKVLLEIAQTDEEKMAPYVISRVMRLLTDITGISDFYAEEKQLFNHQMLDMEEDIKRILSKADDCFLDTLKLAMAGNVVDFGAYSHMTIDRVKAIMEKTIDSSIEHDTYEKLLTALQDARTLVYLSDNTGEIVFDKLFLAEIKKKYPSLDIYLATRGKPALNDATEKDAYDVGIQEYATIINNGTDIPGTDLNEVSHAFKDKFNQADVIIAKGQGNFESLCGSGYNIFYLFLCKCAMMTKRMEKENLSPMFMHELSMVNPLAY from the coding sequence ATGAACTCACATGTGGATTGCATTGCATGCATTGTGAACAAAGCCAATGAATTAGCTGACAAGTACATAACCCGTAAAAGGGATAAATATAGTTTTATTAATAAGGTATTGTTAGAGATCGCTCAGACAGATGAGGAAAAGATGGCACCATACGTTATATCAAGGGTGATGCGACTATTAACGGATATAACAGGTATATCTGATTTTTATGCAGAAGAAAAGCAGTTATTTAACCATCAGATGCTGGATATGGAGGAAGATATTAAACGTATACTATCTAAGGCTGATGATTGTTTCCTAGATACCCTTAAACTAGCTATGGCAGGTAATGTTGTGGATTTTGGTGCTTATAGTCATATGACCATCGACAGAGTAAAAGCCATTATGGAAAAGACCATCGACAGCTCTATTGAGCATGATACATATGAAAAGTTATTAACAGCTTTACAAGATGCACGTACCCTTGTCTATTTATCCGACAATACCGGTGAAATTGTATTTGACAAATTGTTTCTAGCAGAGATTAAAAAGAAGTACCCTAGCCTTGATATCTATCTAGCAACTAGAGGTAAGCCCGCCCTTAATGATGCGACTGAAAAAGATGCCTATGATGTAGGGATACAAGAATATGCAACAATCATCAATAATGGGACAGATATTCCAGGAACAGACCTTAATGAAGTATCTCATGCTTTTAAAGATAAGTTTAATCAAGCAGACGTCATTATTGCGAAAGGTCAAGGTAATTTTGAGTCCTTATGTGGCAGTGGGTATAATATCTTCTATTTGTTTTTGTGCAAATGTGCCATGATGACAAAGCGCATGGAAAAAGAAAATCTATCACCTATGTTTATGCATGAATTATCAATGGTGAATCCATTAGCTTATTAA
- a CDS encoding response regulator transcription factor: MPTKLLVIDDEHGLLEVVEAYLKKENYDVITSDNGLEGYALFLKEKPDMVILDLMLPDLSGEKICENIREGSDVPILMLTAKTLEEDRIHGLSLGADDYLTKPFSPRELVLRVKAILRRTQKEDPLDSSIISYNDGDLVINQEEHTVMKSGEIIGITPNEYDILMLLVKHPHKVFTRGQIIDVALGYAFVGYDRTIDAHIKNLRRKVEDDIKDPQYIVTVYGVGYKFKGKQD; this comes from the coding sequence ATGCCCACAAAACTTCTTGTTATAGATGATGAACATGGTTTACTTGAAGTTGTAGAAGCTTATCTAAAAAAAGAAAATTATGATGTTATAACCTCAGATAATGGATTAGAAGGTTATGCCTTATTTTTAAAAGAAAAGCCAGATATGGTGATACTGGACTTAATGCTGCCGGATTTATCCGGCGAAAAAATATGTGAGAATATACGGGAAGGCTCTGATGTACCCATATTGATGTTGACAGCTAAGACTTTGGAAGAAGACCGTATACATGGTCTCTCACTAGGGGCTGATGATTATTTGACGAAACCATTTAGCCCAAGAGAGCTGGTGCTTAGGGTTAAAGCTATACTGCGACGAACCCAGAAAGAAGACCCTTTAGATTCCAGTATAATCTCCTACAATGATGGCGATCTTGTGATTAATCAAGAGGAGCATACGGTGATGAAATCCGGGGAGATTATTGGTATTACACCCAATGAATATGACATTCTAATGCTTCTTGTCAAACATCCTCATAAAGTTTTTACAAGAGGACAGATTATTGATGTGGCACTTGGTTATGCATTCGTAGGGTATGATCGAACCATTGATGCCCATATTAAGAACTTGCGCAGGAAAGTAGAAGATGATATAAAAGACCCCCAATATATTGTAACGGTATATGGCGTGGGTTATAAGTTTAAAGGCAAACAAGATTAG
- a CDS encoding sensor histidine kinase: MRNYIGISIMTVVVITVLSNIGIRYYFIDYIQKQYAKSDKEIISYVNNSIETDGLLDQRELSYLRQQARFKNVEVLLRDTDQEIIFNSSMGMGMNSGKGHHMARNIYRDDYTYATQSIFYEDEVIGYLEIGHSKSVIDSKADNDFIYAINVLYAVSFMIAVIVAVILSILFSKRLTRPIIAIKNSTHHIAKGHYDNVKHVHTDTLEVHALATSIQELARQLNEQEQLRKRLSNDISHELRSPIAVLRSQIEAIMDGVLEPTHERLSKLHDEILRMTKLINDLNELVVVESENLPLHMERVHIKDILNPVLDNFVPLMDSKQITLHRDLDSPLTIMGDKDRLKQIFTNLLTNAYKYTNEGGQVWVQLCQENDKAMIRFKDSGIGIKEEELPYVFQRFYRSDDSRSRKTGGAGIGLSIVKELVKVHEGMITVDSQLKKGSVFTIQFPLIK; the protein is encoded by the coding sequence ATGCGAAATTATATTGGTATATCCATCATGACAGTGGTGGTTATTACCGTGTTATCCAATATTGGCATACGCTATTACTTTATAGATTATATACAAAAGCAATATGCAAAAAGCGATAAAGAAATCATCAGTTATGTGAACAACAGTATCGAAACAGATGGTCTATTGGATCAAAGAGAATTATCTTATTTAAGACAACAGGCCAGATTTAAAAATGTAGAAGTTCTTCTACGGGATACAGATCAAGAGATTATATTTAACAGTTCTATGGGGATGGGTATGAATAGCGGTAAGGGACATCATATGGCTCGTAACATCTATCGAGACGATTATACGTATGCCACACAGTCCATTTTTTATGAGGATGAAGTCATTGGGTATTTGGAGATTGGCCACAGTAAATCAGTCATTGATAGTAAGGCTGACAATGATTTTATCTACGCCATTAACGTCTTGTATGCCGTTTCCTTTATGATAGCAGTTATTGTTGCTGTTATACTCAGTATCTTATTTTCAAAGCGTTTAACCAGGCCTATTATTGCTATTAAGAATAGCACGCATCACATTGCAAAAGGGCATTATGACAATGTAAAACATGTTCATACAGATACATTGGAAGTGCATGCTTTAGCCACGTCTATACAAGAATTAGCCAGACAACTGAATGAACAAGAACAGTTAAGAAAACGGTTAAGTAATGATATATCCCATGAATTAAGAAGTCCTATTGCAGTGCTTAGGAGTCAAATTGAAGCCATCATGGATGGGGTCTTAGAGCCTACTCATGAACGATTAAGTAAACTTCATGATGAGATATTGCGCATGACAAAATTGATTAATGATTTAAATGAATTAGTGGTTGTGGAAAGCGAAAACTTGCCCCTTCACATGGAAAGGGTTCATATAAAAGACATATTAAATCCGGTTTTAGATAACTTTGTACCCTTGATGGATAGTAAACAGATCACCCTTCACCGAGATTTGGATAGTCCGTTAACCATTATGGGTGACAAAGACCGGCTAAAACAGATTTTTACAAACCTGCTAACAAATGCCTATAAATACACCAATGAGGGTGGCCAAGTATGGGTCCAACTATGTCAAGAAAATGATAAAGCAATGATTCGGTTTAAAGACTCAGGCATTGGTATAAAAGAAGAAGAATTGCCTTATGTTTTCCAACGGTTTTATCGAAGTGATGATTCCAGAAGTCGTAAGACTGGTGGTGCAGGGATTGGATTGTCCATTGTTAAAGAATTAGTTAAAGTACATGAAGGTATGATTACAGTAGACAGTCAGCTTAAGAAGGGGTCTGTATTCACCATTCAGTTTCCTTTAATTAAGTAA
- a CDS encoding uracil-xanthine permease family protein codes for MQEKSMLYSLEGKPPLSKAVPLGLQHVLAMFTGNLAPIIIVSLALGFQSEDRIYLVQAAMFIAGVVTLIQLFKLGPIGSGLPIVMGTSFTFLGAAIAMGGKYGYEAVIGACLIGGIFEMLVGTVFVRVKKFFPPIVSGIVVMGIGLTLIGVGADYFAGGAGSENYGSVQNMLLGTSVFALFILLTAFGKGMLKSSAILISLVIGYIVAAIMGIIDFTPVKEAAWFAFPAIPFKMGIAFEWEAIILFVALFLITAVETIGDTHGVTVGGLDRPATPEEVRGSLFADGLGSSLAAIFGLLPNTSFSQNVGIVALTKCVNRFTVAIGIAVLMLLSFVPKLAAVVSVMPASVLGGAVIVVFALITVTGIRMIARTNLTGRNAIILAVSLGIGFGLATAIGLHKDIFESYPEVFKFIFQDKIFATGLVAFLMNLILPKDKDEDGVRAEPFEKLDAEETA; via the coding sequence ATGCAAGAAAAATCAATGTTATACAGCTTAGAAGGTAAACCCCCTCTAAGTAAAGCAGTACCCTTAGGGTTGCAACATGTATTGGCAATGTTTACTGGAAATCTAGCTCCAATTATTATTGTTTCGCTTGCACTAGGCTTTCAAAGCGAGGATAGGATTTATCTTGTTCAAGCAGCTATGTTTATCGCTGGTGTTGTTACATTGATTCAACTTTTCAAATTAGGTCCTATTGGTTCTGGCTTACCTATTGTTATGGGGACAAGCTTTACATTTTTAGGTGCGGCTATAGCCATGGGGGGAAAATATGGTTATGAAGCCGTTATAGGTGCCTGTCTAATAGGTGGTATTTTTGAAATGCTTGTAGGTACTGTTTTCGTGCGTGTTAAGAAGTTCTTTCCACCAATTGTATCGGGTATTGTCGTGATGGGTATTGGACTAACGCTAATCGGTGTGGGGGCCGATTATTTTGCAGGTGGTGCAGGTTCAGAGAATTATGGTTCCGTACAAAATATGTTATTAGGAACCTCAGTATTTGCCCTATTTATCCTGCTTACAGCCTTTGGTAAAGGCATGCTTAAGTCTTCAGCCATTTTAATTTCTTTAGTGATTGGCTACATAGTAGCGGCTATTATGGGTATTATTGATTTCACACCTGTTAAGGAAGCTGCGTGGTTTGCATTTCCAGCTATTCCGTTCAAAATGGGTATAGCTTTTGAGTGGGAAGCCATTATACTTTTTGTAGCACTGTTCTTAATAACGGCAGTGGAGACCATTGGTGATACCCATGGTGTGACAGTCGGTGGTCTTGACCGTCCAGCAACACCTGAAGAGGTAAGAGGTTCTTTGTTTGCAGATGGTCTTGGAAGTTCTCTTGCGGCTATTTTTGGTTTACTTCCTAATACATCCTTTAGCCAGAATGTAGGTATCGTGGCCCTTACAAAATGTGTTAACCGTTTTACTGTTGCTATAGGTATTGCTGTATTAATGCTATTATCCTTTGTACCTAAGCTTGCAGCAGTTGTATCTGTTATGCCAGCCAGTGTACTTGGTGGAGCTGTAATTGTGGTATTCGCCCTGATTACAGTGACGGGTATCCGTATGATTGCCCGTACCAATCTAACAGGTAGAAACGCTATTATCCTTGCCGTATCATTAGGTATAGGATTTGGACTAGCGACAGCTATTGGTCTTCACAAAGACATCTTTGAGTCTTACCCAGAAGTATTTAAATTTATCTTCCAAGATAAGATATTTGCAACAGGTCTTGTAGCCTTCCTAATGAACCTTATCTTACCAAAAGATAAAGACGAAGATGGTGTTCGAGCAGAGCCTTTTGAAAAATTAGATGCTGAGGAGACGGCATGA